The genomic DNA AGGGACATTTTTCTTTTACAACACCACTATGAAAGCAAAGATGGCATAATTGCCACACACAACCGCTGCAGCGCGGTACCGACCAGCCCGCAAGCGCAGCACAGACACCAAGCTGTCGCGAGGAGGCAAGCAAAACCGTCCTTTTTGCTTCAGTTCGGTTGAATCTTGTATCTATGTCTCACTGGGCAGGAGAGATCTGAATGCGGCGCGTCATGAAAAGCTTTTGCTTGCCTACCGTCCCGCACACAGCGGCATTGAGCCGAGAGGACTGAGCGCTGGCATTCGCGCAATTCGCTtttccgcgcatgcagtctctAGGCGCGGAAACCGTCGAACCAGAACGTGCTGTACAGCCATGGCTGCATGTATCCGCATCTCTCCACGAAAGGAATGTCTAGATCCCCTTTCGGATGTGGAAGGGGCATTGAAAATGTGGCGGTATCGCCATAGAGAACCGGAACAGTCAACAAACTTCTGGACTGTCCGTGCCGTACAGGCCGCTTGCGCAAATGCGTATACGAGCGACGAGTAAGGCGGACCATGGGAGTCGCCGACGCTTTGCGAGCTGTCActgtttccgcttcttctgtaCTTCCACTGTCTGAACAAAATCCATTGCTTCGTTTCACCCAGTGGATGCATACTCTGTACCTCGTCGGCGACTCTTTGTTCCGCGGGAAGTCCCCGTTCATCGGTCAcccgtctccctcggcaAAGCGCTGCCCCGGCGAACGGGCTGTTTCTCAcacttttttcgtttctccaaGACCTGTCGTCTTCTCACCTGATTTCCGAATCACTGGCGTATTCCCTTGCTGTCCGTCCCTCAATCCTTTTTGTTTTAGGTGGATcagtcgcctgcggcgcgtttcgcgcAGCCGACAAGTCAACGCGTGCCAGGTGGCAATTGCATGCCAGATTTCAGCCTGACGAGACCGCCCTCAAGGCGCTGAACCTACGCATTTGTCACTTTTTCGTCACATTTCCCGTTCGGGCCCTCCGAAAGCGCTGGCTCCAAAGCTTTGCTTGGTGCATCTGCGTCGGTGCCTGGCCTGCGCTCCTCAGCGCGCAGCTTCTTTGCCCGAAAAAGTGTGGCCAATTTGCGAGCGACACAAGGTACAATGATTTTATGttttcctccgcttttcccccGGGTACCTCGGGCGGGGCTCTGCTGTGCCCGCACAAACAGACGGACCCTGAAGGCTCCAGCACCTGTTTTACGCTTCTCTCCGACAGCAATTTCTTTGCCTGACGCATCGACTTCctggtctctctccagttgtTCGCGTGACGAACTTGTTCAGTGAGCATCTCCGTCTCCACCCTCGTTCGAGAACGAAGTCCCCCGCATGAAAGCCACTCGAAGCTAaactctgtctcccctccttTTCCATGTTCCCACCTCAAGGAGAGCCGGAGCTACGCCGTCAGCAGGGCCATTGAATCTCAACGTCTGTACAGAATTTCGACGCAGCCCGACGTGGCGTGTGACTGACCGGTTGGCCTCTCACTCTCCGTCGTTCTgtgctgtcttttctcctctgaccttcccctctccgtcttctccgtctccgagACGCCACAAAGCTGGAAAGACTTGTAGAAAAACCAATGTGCCGGTCGTGCCGACGCTGTCCCTCCCAAAAAATcggccgcatgcacaccgTCGAATTTTCCCCGTGTTCTTCGCCAAATTCGAGAACGCAGCATCCTCCACGCGAAACGCTGGTCGGCTGCCACAAGGCCTTTCCCAAAAGTGGGAACGGCCCCGGTGCGCCTCTccggctcgcctctcgctttctctccgcttgtGCTTCTCGAGGCGACAcagcgctcgcgtctcccttctgcaTCCACAGAGGCATTCCAGGTAGTTGCGCGTAGGGTCAATGACGTGTAGGCAGTGAGACGCCTTCCTCCTAGTTTTTCCGCATTTCACGCGTCTgtggagcgagaagacgcagttCCGCGGAAAGCGACTGTCACCCGCTTGTGGCAAAACCTGCCTCGGATTTGCCCCGGAGTTTCTGCTGCCTCTGAGCTGCGTTCGTGTCAAGATGCGATGCTGCGGGAGCAACCAAGCCAGACGCCGCTCGGCGTCAGCAGCGGGGGATTCCCCCCCGACTGAAGCGGTGACAAAGACCGCGCTCGGACTCAAACAGACATTGCAGGGACACATCCGTCTCCCGGTCAAGATGGAACGGGCAGTCCTCGAAGATATTCTCACAAAGACAAACCTGGGACCAAAAGAAATCAAAGACCTGTACAACAGGTGAGCCTCGCGCCACCCCAGACACCGTCGCTTTCCCCAATGTCTCATATGCCTTTTTGTGCATCTATGTATAAAACCATGCATTCATTTATCTGCATGCGTAAATGGGCGGTGGGTGAATGTGAGGACACACATCACTACGTACATGGCAATCGTCTGGGAGGGAGAATGACAGGTATTTCTCTTCGGGGAAAGCCTTTGTGCGggacatatgtatatgtccGTGTGCGTGGAAACCGTGTGAGACGTTTCTTTCTGTACATCCCAAAAGAAGCAACGCTCAACCATACACacatgaatatatacatatatacatatatagatagaaagatagaCATAAATGTAGATgtagatacacatatatgtagatagatagatatacattggtgaatgcatgcatgtgcggGTCTCCGTTTCGATATTCCAGATTCCGAAGAATCGCTCCAGATGGTTCgctcccgttttctcgcttctgcgaCACTTTGGGAGTTCTCGGCATGGTAGACGAGACTTTCCTCGCCGAGCGCCTCTTCAACGCCTTCGATACAAACGGAGACTCCACAGTGAGCAGTCTGAGAGTATTGGCATccagcctcttctctcccaaATCGATCTCTGCGGAGTGTCTCTTGGAGCGTCGATCGGCTTAGGTCGTTGACCAACGCATGCATTTGTCTTACTTCCTCGTGTACCTAGacatgtgcacatgcatatatatatatatatatatatgcgtatatacgGTGTTCGGATAGCAACTCTACCTATACTTGTATGCTTATATACGAGCGGTGTGTGTAAGTCGAGATGCCATGCGCTCCTTTTAATATGTACCTGCACAGATGTATACGAATATATGCATCTAAAATGTCGATGTAGGCTGCATTGGAGTTGCTGCTTGAGTGTGTTGCGGCTGCTTTGTGTTTTGTGGAGCAGCTGAGTTTCACGGAGTTTGCCGTGGCTCTGGGCATCATGATGCGCGGGAGTGACGACGAGAAATTGGATCTCTCCTTCAAGATTTTGAATCCTACGTACGTCTCGAACATTTCCACTCGGTTCCTGCCATTCTGTCTTGTCCGTGCATCCGTGCCTTTCTCCcatttctcctctctttccttcttttcttcgccttcgagccgtcgcttcctggccttctctttccttgccTCTCAGCTGCACTggctcttccgcgtctgcctctttgaGAGCGCGTGCGACGCGTTTCGCGCTCCGAGCTGgagctgtcgagacacccggGACTTGCGGCATGTGTTGTCTTCTCAGCTACGGAGGCGGCGCAACCTGCTTGGCCGACTACGGCCTCGGAGGgttcgagggcgaggacgaagcgtgCAGCGAGTGGGACCAGGCGTCGGCGGCATCTGCGCCTGCTgaccaggagaggagacgcgaggcctCGTTTCGAAGCGACGCCTCAGGGCTGCCAACCAGTGAgactctctcgctcgcgcgctACGAGGCGCTGAAGCCGCAAATCGAACGCGACACCATTGGCGTCGAAGACTTTGTGCTGCTCATTCACTGCGTCGACCAAACCCGGAAGGCACTGATTGGGGGTTCGCAGCCGAGCTACCCGGACGCCGAGATCCGGAGAGTCTTTTTGCAAAACGCGACCCAGATGCCCGACGGATCCTCCCGCATGATGCTCCTCGACTTCAAACGAGCCGTGCGAACGTcgcccgcgtttctcgctctcctcggcgTGCTGCCTCAAGAACTCGCTGTCGACACCTCAGCTGGACACCAGTGCATCCCTGCGGCCAAAAAGGCAGTCTCTTCCATGCGACGTAAGCCGCGGGGTTTACGGCAGAAAGGCCCCCGCCTGCACGGCGCCTCACGGGCCAGGGAAGACACAGACTTGTTTAAAAAGTcgatacacacacacgccttCACTCCGACATGTGTTTGCACATAGATACAGAGATTTTATGCAGATTAaccacatatacatatacatatacatatatgtctatatatatatatatatggacatcgatgtatgtgtatacagGTTCAGGTGTGTATGCTGATCGGAAAGGGATGCGTCGCAGAGGATCAGTTTGTTTTGCTCAGTCTCGCGCTCGTCCATCGATTTCCTTCGCTTGCGGGTTTTCTGTGGTTCCTGCGTTCCGAGTTCTGCGTAGAGCCGAGTGCGGTTCCGCTCTGTGTCGTCCGCTTTCCACATCTTTCTGCAGGTTTGCAAAGTACAGCGGTGTTGCGAATGGACAGTCACAAAGAAGGCGTCGAAGCTGTGAAGCAGGAGCTCAGGCGAGTGCGCGAGGAACTGGGGCGCGTCGTGGATTTCGTGAACGGCATCGTCTCCGCCGTACAGCTGGAGCAAGTCACGCAGGACGCGATCATTGCCCACGCCATCCAAGACGACGACGCCGCGCACATGATCGATGGTAAGTGTCTCCGGACAAGCAACTCGGCGTGAGAATCGTGCGCGAGCAAACCTCGGGGAAACCCGAAAGCGAAGGCTTCGCAGAAGGGGGCCATGAGggacaggcgaagaaggcacgTCTCCGCGCGAGGGTCGGGGTCGATTCGCCGGAAAACGCGTCTTTACCAGAGCATTGGCAGAGGGGCCAAACGCCCCAAAGCgacaagagacgaaagagggacAGCGCGTTTTAGTCGCCGCGCGGCTTTGCGGCCGcaaagaagagcggcgagcaGTGTGCAGCTGCGCGTTCTCCAGTGTGTGCCGTTTCCAGAAGCCCCGCAggcgcgccttctttcgcgcctctACCGCAAACCACAAAGGCCTCAGAGATCCGAAAAAGTGCTCACGCTGGAACGACCTCTCGAGCCAAGAAAGACGCCGGAAGGCGAACCTAGGGGAAATTCAGTCGCTCATCGGTTCCACGAGGGCCAACGGCTCTTTGTCTCGTGTTTGCAAATGGGGAGTGAAAACTTGGAGCGGCCCGAGGATTGGCCCCACACATCGAACTCGCGTGTTTAGAcacctttcctcccttcccttTTGACCTCTCTTCCCCAAGTGGAAAACCGGCGTTCGCGAGAGGCGCTCTGGTCGAGATCGCTTCCATATTCCCGCCTTATCTTGCCagagtttctctctgcctcttcctctggtAAAAATGCCGCCAAGGGGAGAGCCGTAATATATGGATCGTCGTTATCCCCCGCCGCAGtagcgagaggaaactgcTTCCCAGCACCTCGCCGCGCTGCGGTCACCCGTGTGTATTCCACACCTTTTTCCGCGCCTCGGGGCTCCTGCATTTTCCTCAGGCGACTTACATCTTATAGGGTAGACTAGCCGTCGCGTCGCCCGCTCGACACGCGCTGTGCCTTTGTGTCTTTCCCGCTTCCGGCGTGCAGACACCGCGCCGAAAAGCCCTGCGGCTTCCGCCGCGGATCCGGAAGGCGCGTGTGAGAATAGCTTCGCTCGTTCGACTCCGCAGCGAGTGGAGCCTGCGGGAGAGTCGTGTCGCTCGCTGTCGGCCGAAGATCTCGAGACCATTCCGAGCTTCCGGATTCGGAGCCTGAGCGaaatcgagagagaagaccgacTCGCTCGGTCGCGCACCTCCGTccaggacggcgaggcggagcaGTCTCTGAGCGCTCCAGCCtcgcgcgcaggcgccgcgccggagTCCAGAGCCTCTGACCCCGCGCGCGGCGCTGCGGATGACGCGTTGCAAGACGCGACGGGGCACGAGGCGTCGGCGGCTCGGGAactcgcgcgagagacgcacgcgcaCCTCCGGCGGGCGCTGGGGCAACTGCAGGCGGTGCGGGCTGCCGGCGGGGTGAACGCggtggaggaggcgaacaAGACGATTTCGCGGATCGAGGCGATTGAGGCCCGGATCGGCCGCATgctctcgctgctgcgcgaTGACGACcggtcgtcgctctcctcagCGGGCGTGTCGgccggcgagaaagagaaccgCCGAGTGAGCCGCGTCACAGTCGCGCTGCCGGCGTCGAGAGACTGCACCAGTTTAGGCAACGCAAGTCAGACCCCGGCGTCGAACGGCGGGCGCGGCAGCCTCAGGTTTGTCGGCGACTACGGATCGTTCAGCTTCATGTCGAGCTCCAAGTCAGGTGGTGTCGGGTCCCGCGACGAGGGCGGGAAccaggagagcgacggcgaggcgcgcggtGACGGAGACCTCGGACACGGCGCGAGCGATGCGCCGCTGGAGGACGGGGACGCGCAGTCCAGCGGCTCGCCCACGCACCTGAACGaggccttcgccgccgcggGCCTCCGGCGCTTCGGCTCGGACCCGAGCCCGTGCGCCGCAGAGcccgacggagagacagaagagaaggagacaccccTCGCCCTGGCACGCGGACtcgagagcggcgcgcgGGACGGGGCCGTGCGGGCGCACACGGCGACTGCAGCGCCGACCTGCAGAAAGCACGGTTTACCCGGAAGCAAGTATCGGTCCTTTGCGTCGAA from Neospora caninum Liverpool complete genome, chromosome VIII includes the following:
- a CDS encoding Phosphatidylinositol-4-phosphate 5-kinase family protein, related → MRCCGSNQARRRSASAAGDSPPTEAVTKTALGLKQTLQGHIRLPVKMERAVLEDILTKTNLGPKEIKDLYNRFRRIAPDGSLPFSRFCDTLGVLGMVDETFLAERLFNAFDTNGDSTLSFTEFAVALGIMMRGSDDEKLDLSFKILNPTYGGGATCLADYGLGGFEGEDEACSEWDQASAASAPADQERRREASFRSDASGLPTSETLSLARYEALKPQIERDTIGVEDFVLLIHCVDQTRKALIGGSQPSYPDAEIRRVFLQNATQMPDGSSRMMLLDFKRAVRTSPAFLALLGVLPQELAVDTSAGHQCIPAAKKAVSSMRRLQSTAVLRMDSHKEGVEAVKQELRRVREELGRVVDFVNGIVSAVQLEQVTQDAIIAHAIQDDDAAHMIDDTAPKSPAASAADPEGACENSFARSTPQRVEPAGESCRSLSAEDLETIPSFRIRSLSEIEREDRLARSRTSVQDGEAEQSLSAPASRAGAAPESRASDPARGAADDALQDATGHEASAARELARETHAHLRRALGQLQAVRAAGGVNAVEEANKTISRIEAIEARIGRMLSLLRDDDRSSLSSAGVSAGEKENRRVSRVTVALPASRDCTSLGNASQTPASNGGRGSLRFVGDYGSFSFMSSSKSGGVGSRDEGGNQESDGEARGDGDLGHGASDAPLEDGDAQSSGSPTHLNEAFAAAGLRRFGSDPSPCAAEPDGETEEKETPLALARGLESGARDGAVRAHTATAAPTCRKHGLPGSKYRSFASKKVTIRLRNSEASQRHLTDENDADAILADGLSSHPCSRHFHKDSSTHSGEIQLHRMYMNRPNVSKFPDTRRRRRRTILPVGSFRLKRVDSNSSRPTGNTKGLAVHFGHENWDTVINIMVGIRLAAGRASSEPQRAIERYDFVMKEKFSILPNTGMVNRLNDRRSLFAVRFVDYAPMVFRRLRERFQISSETYVRSVGPEQLLGNLFLGNLSSLSELVSEGRSGALFYYTADGKFMIKTISKDTAMFLRSILLDYYEHVMANPDTLLTRFFGLHAIRLKEKHRGGGVVLSPHVASDRRLHKKYFIVMSNFFHTPVEIHRRYDLKGSTYKRQLHPDQLKDSTVALKDLDIDREKEKMELGPERRERILAQMQHDVEFLRAHQIIDYSLLLGIFYRKQEPEDVMAAMVASLPTPPPPPPLGLHQNFRLHHLSGPTQPSPEPHIPFFQAEFGGMWSPDQSKLYYVGIVDILTYWNTLKKLEHAVKTVQ